A genomic segment from Pseudomonas sp. M30-35 encodes:
- the oadA gene encoding sodium-extruding oxaloacetate decarboxylase subunit alpha: MTVTNTANQRALGITDVVLRDAHQSILATRVRLEDMLPIAPKLDKVGFWSVESWGGATFDSCIRYLGEDPWERIRQLKQAMPNTRQQMLLRGQNLLGYRHYADDVVEKFVERAAVNGVDVFRVFDAMNDPRNLATALKAVKQQGKHAQGTISYTTSPVHTLDMWLDLSKQIEDMGADSIAIKDMAGILTPYTAFELVTRMKASLSIPIHMQCHATAGLSSVAILKAVEAGIDNVDTAISSLSMTYGHSPTESVVAMFQGTERDTGLDLLLLEEIAAYFREVRKKYAKFEGSLKGIDSRILVAQVPGGMLTNMEGQLKEQGAQDKFDQVLAEIPRVREDLGFIPLVTPTSQIVGTQAVINVLTGERYKSITKEAAGILKGEYGSAPAPFNKQLQERVLDGAQAITCRPADLIDDEMDKLSAELAAIAKEQGFALAADAVDDVLTYALFPQIGLKFLQNRGNPSAFEPAPSGQEVVQAEPGKPAVYTVSVKGQDYVVEVNEGGDITGLKSLGNGAPVPAAAAPVTGGEPQVAPLAGNIFKVLVKPGDVVEEGQLVIILEAMKMETEVRAFRAGTIGAVNTKVGDAVAVGDSLLTIG, encoded by the coding sequence ATGACAGTTACCAACACGGCTAATCAGCGTGCGTTAGGTATTACCGATGTAGTGCTGCGTGATGCACATCAATCGATTCTGGCAACGCGTGTGCGCCTTGAGGACATGCTGCCAATCGCTCCGAAGCTGGATAAGGTCGGCTTCTGGTCGGTTGAGTCGTGGGGTGGTGCAACCTTTGACTCATGCATTCGTTATCTCGGCGAAGACCCGTGGGAACGCATCCGCCAGTTGAAGCAGGCGATGCCCAATACTCGCCAGCAGATGCTCCTGCGCGGACAAAATCTACTCGGCTATCGCCACTATGCGGACGATGTAGTTGAGAAGTTCGTAGAGCGTGCGGCAGTTAATGGTGTTGATGTATTCCGTGTGTTCGACGCGATGAACGATCCGCGCAACCTGGCTACGGCGCTCAAAGCCGTTAAGCAGCAAGGTAAGCATGCACAGGGCACGATTTCCTATACCACCAGCCCGGTGCATACGCTGGATATGTGGCTGGACCTGTCCAAGCAGATCGAGGACATGGGGGCCGACTCCATCGCTATCAAAGATATGGCCGGCATCCTGACGCCTTATACCGCGTTTGAGTTGGTGACGCGGATGAAAGCCAGCCTGTCGATTCCGATTCACATGCAATGCCACGCGACTGCTGGCTTGTCCAGTGTGGCCATCCTGAAGGCGGTTGAGGCGGGAATCGATAACGTCGATACCGCGATCTCATCGTTGTCGATGACGTACGGTCACTCACCCACTGAGTCTGTTGTGGCGATGTTCCAAGGGACTGAGCGCGATACTGGGCTCGACCTGCTGTTGCTAGAAGAGATTGCTGCGTACTTCCGTGAAGTGCGGAAAAAGTACGCAAAGTTCGAAGGCAGCCTGAAGGGCATCGACTCGCGAATCCTCGTCGCTCAAGTGCCGGGTGGCATGCTCACGAACATGGAAGGCCAACTCAAGGAACAGGGCGCCCAGGACAAATTTGACCAGGTGCTGGCAGAGATCCCGCGTGTGCGCGAGGACCTTGGGTTTATTCCATTGGTTACGCCTACCTCACAAATCGTCGGCACTCAGGCTGTGATCAACGTCCTGACAGGCGAGCGTTATAAGTCCATCACTAAAGAAGCGGCTGGCATTCTCAAGGGGGAATACGGTTCGGCGCCTGCGCCATTCAATAAGCAGTTGCAAGAGCGTGTTCTCGACGGGGCGCAGGCCATTACCTGTCGTCCTGCCGACCTGATCGACGATGAAATGGACAAGCTCAGCGCAGAACTTGCGGCTATTGCCAAAGAACAGGGCTTCGCCTTGGCGGCTGATGCGGTCGATGATGTTCTGACCTATGCACTGTTCCCGCAGATTGGCCTCAAGTTTCTGCAGAATCGCGGTAATCCATCGGCCTTCGAGCCTGCGCCGAGTGGTCAGGAAGTTGTTCAGGCTGAGCCAGGAAAACCCGCGGTGTACACCGTTTCGGTCAAAGGTCAGGACTACGTCGTTGAAGTTAACGAGGGCGGTGATATCACCGGTCTCAAGTCGCTCGGTAATGGCGCACCTGTCCCTGCGGCCGCTGCGCCGGTAACGGGTGGCGAGCCTCAAGTTGCACCACTGGCAGGCAACATCTTTAAGGTGCTGGTTAAGCCGGGCGATGTGGTTGAGGAGGGGCAATTGGTGATCATCCTTGAAGCCATGAAGATGGAAACTGAGGTGCGTGCATTCAGGGCGGGCACCATCGGTGCGGTCAATACCAAGGTGGGTGATGCTGTGGCAGTGGGCGATAGCCTGCTGACTATCGGCTAG
- a CDS encoding sodium ion-translocating decarboxylase subunit beta, translated as MEKLLKLWQSTGLYHLEPGQALMIVICLVLIYLAIKKGFEPLLLIPIGFGGLLANIPVAGMAEGNGILHLFYEVGLPTSVFPLLIFMGVGAMTDFGPMLANPKTLFLGAAAQFGIFATLIGALALASLGIPGLEFTLREAASIAIIGGADGPTSIFVTAKLAPDLLGPIAVAAYSYMALVPLIQPPIMRALTTKEERSIVMKQLRPVGQAEKIIFPLILCLLVGMLLPDAAPLVGMFAFGNLLREAGVVERLAETSRNALINIVTICLGLTVGSKLSAESFLQLKTLGILSLGMVAFCGGTAAGVLMAKAMNLFSSNKINPLIGSAGVSAVPMAARVSNKVGLEANPQNFLLMHAMGPNVAGVIGSAVAAGVLLSFVG; from the coding sequence ATGGAAAAGCTCCTGAAGTTATGGCAGAGCACCGGCTTGTATCATCTGGAGCCTGGTCAGGCACTGATGATCGTGATTTGCTTGGTGCTGATTTATCTGGCTATCAAGAAAGGCTTTGAGCCGCTGTTGTTGATACCGATTGGGTTTGGCGGCTTGCTAGCCAATATTCCCGTTGCGGGTATGGCTGAGGGCAATGGCATTCTGCACCTGTTCTACGAAGTGGGCCTGCCTACCAGCGTGTTCCCATTGCTGATCTTTATGGGTGTTGGGGCCATGACTGATTTTGGTCCGATGTTGGCGAATCCCAAAACGCTGTTTCTTGGCGCAGCTGCGCAGTTCGGTATTTTTGCCACACTGATTGGTGCGCTGGCTTTAGCATCGTTGGGTATTCCAGGGCTTGAATTTACCCTGCGCGAAGCGGCTTCTATTGCGATTATCGGTGGTGCGGATGGCCCAACATCCATTTTCGTAACGGCTAAGCTGGCGCCAGATCTGCTCGGGCCTATTGCCGTCGCTGCGTACTCTTACATGGCGCTGGTGCCGTTGATCCAACCGCCGATCATGCGCGCACTGACCACTAAAGAAGAGCGCTCGATCGTAATGAAGCAGCTGCGACCTGTGGGTCAGGCTGAAAAGATTATCTTCCCGTTGATCCTGTGTCTGCTGGTGGGCATGTTGCTGCCAGATGCGGCGCCGCTGGTGGGCATGTTTGCCTTTGGTAACTTGTTACGCGAGGCGGGCGTGGTTGAGCGATTGGCTGAGACCTCACGCAATGCGCTGATCAACATTGTCACAATTTGCTTGGGATTGACCGTGGGCTCCAAGCTTTCAGCCGAGTCTTTCCTGCAGCTAAAGACATTGGGCATATTGTCGTTGGGGATGGTGGCTTTTTGCGGCGGTACGGCAGCTGGCGTGCTGATGGCTAAAGCAATGAACCTGTTCAGCAGCAACAAGATTAATCCATTGATTGGTTCGGCTGGGGTTTCGGCAGTGCCAATGGCGGCGCGAGTGTCGAATAAGGTTGGCCTGGAAGCTAACCCGCAGAACTTCCTGCTGATGCACGCCATGGGACCAAATGTTGCGGGAGTGATTGGTTCAGCCGTTGCGGCTGGGGTATTGCTCAGTTTCGTTGGCTAG
- a CDS encoding Lrp/AsnC family transcriptional regulator: MQEKLSPIDRKILRLLQHNADLSAAEIAERVELSQSPCWRRIHRMQEEGLIERKVALLSHKQLGFSTTVFVDIKLSAHGRNNLEEFEKAIVGYPQVLECHTMAGGSDYLLKVVAKDIASYERFLRDHLLQRPHVQEAHSHIAMSEVKRTTELPLD, from the coding sequence ATGCAAGAAAAATTGAGTCCCATCGATCGCAAGATTTTGCGCTTGCTGCAACACAATGCCGACCTGTCGGCTGCTGAGATCGCAGAACGGGTTGAGTTGTCACAATCACCTTGCTGGCGGCGGATTCACCGCATGCAAGAAGAAGGCTTGATTGAGCGCAAAGTTGCCCTGCTCAGCCATAAACAACTGGGCTTCAGCACAACAGTGTTTGTCGACATCAAATTATCGGCGCACGGGCGCAACAATCTAGAAGAGTTTGAGAAAGCTATTGTTGGCTACCCGCAAGTATTGGAGTGCCACACCATGGCTGGTGGCTCGGACTATTTGCTTAAAGTCGTGGCCAAGGACATCGCGAGTTACGAGCGCTTCTTACGCGATCATTTGCTACAGCGCCCGCATGTACAGGAAGCGCACTCACACATCGCCATGAGCGAGGTCAAGCGCACCACAGAATTGCCCTTGGATTAG
- the bamE gene encoding outer membrane protein assembly factor BamE produces MHKFALFALYALITLPQSLYAASVYRCEDSQGNLTFTSHGCPPEHRQQLENPRNLTPGSGKPIPMATPKRRISKQTNTSATIVGERQDGCGNRVTGKPRRTAMIKKQILAGMTKTDVESALGSPQKVDRSNGRLTYYYQDLQGNKSKVSFDQAGCVKSK; encoded by the coding sequence ATGCATAAGTTTGCGCTCTTCGCGCTTTACGCACTAATAACCCTGCCACAGAGCTTATATGCGGCGAGTGTTTATCGCTGCGAAGATAGCCAAGGCAACCTGACATTCACCAGCCACGGTTGTCCTCCTGAGCATAGACAACAGCTTGAGAACCCGCGAAACCTGACTCCAGGTAGCGGCAAACCCATCCCAATGGCAACACCCAAACGCCGCATCAGCAAACAAACCAATACGTCTGCCACGATTGTCGGTGAACGCCAGGATGGTTGTGGCAATCGCGTCACAGGCAAGCCAAGGCGCACTGCGATGATCAAGAAACAGATACTGGCGGGAATGACCAAGACCGATGTAGAGAGCGCGCTAGGCAGCCCGCAAAAGGTCGATCGCAGCAATGGGCGGCTCACCTACTACTATCAAGACTTGCAGGGCAACAAAAGCAAAGTCAGCTTTGATCAAGCAGGCTGCGTCAAAAGCAAGTAA
- a CDS encoding OadG family protein, which produces MASTNLVLEGVELMLFGMGSVFVFLTLLVLSIRIMSRLLERFAPAAVPTPARAPAAVISNAQEPPADVLEAIQAAIHQHRARRG; this is translated from the coding sequence ATGGCTTCAACTAATCTTGTGCTCGAAGGTGTCGAGCTCATGCTGTTTGGCATGGGGTCGGTGTTTGTTTTCCTGACGCTTCTGGTGCTGTCGATTCGCATCATGTCGCGACTGCTAGAGCGGTTTGCACCCGCTGCGGTGCCGACCCCAGCTCGCGCTCCGGCTGCAGTGATCAGTAATGCTCAGGAGCCCCCAGCCGATGTGCTGGAAGCGATTCAGGCCGCTATTCATCAGCATCGCGCACGCCGCGGTTGA
- a CDS encoding indolepyruvate ferredoxin oxidoreductase family protein, whose protein sequence is MSLAEIRLDDKYRLATGHLYLTGTQALTRLPMLQKQRDVAQGLSTACFISGYRGSPLGNLDKSLWEAKQFLKDNHIHFQPGVNEELAATSVWGSQQTNLFPGARYDGVFAMWYGKGPGVDRCGDVFKHGNSAGVSKHGGVLLLAGDDHGCKSSSIANQSEHAFIAASIPVLNPSNVQEILDYGIIGWELSRYSGCWVALKTIAENVDSSAVVDVDPLRIEVKYPTDFELPEDGVHIRWPDPPLVQEKRLNIYKIYAARAFALANNLNQVKLDSPNPRLGIITTGKSYLDVRQALEDLGLDEDLCAQVGLRVFKVGMSWPLEPVSVHQFAEGLDEILVVEEKRGIIEDQLTGQLYNWPVGKRPRVVGEFDETGKSLLPNLSELTPAMIARAIAKRLEPIYSSEQIQARLAFLAAKEASLAAPKHTTVRTPHFCSGCPHNTSTKLPEGSRAQGGIGCHYMTQWMDRNTDTFTQMGGEGATWIGQAPFTDTPHIFQNLGDGTYFHSGQLALRAAVAAGVNITYKILYNDAVAMTGGQPIDGELRVDQLSQQVFAEGVKRIALVSDEPDKYPSRDGFAPIVSFHHRLDLDAVQRELREFKGVSVIIYDQTCATEKRRRRKRGKLVDPQKRAFINPAVCEGCGDCSVKSNCLAVLPLETELGRKREIDQNACNKDFSCVEGFCPSFVTVHGGSLRKPEAVGVNALFIALPEPRKPDLKRPWNILLPGVGGSGVTTVGALLGMAAHIEGKGCSVLDQAGLAQKFGPVVTHIRIAAKQDDIFAVRIAAGEADLLLGCDLVVAASEDALAKLNDQIAHAVINSHEAATAEFTRNPDAQVPGAQMREALVEAVGAAKTHFVDATSLATRLLGDTIATNLFMLGYAYQKGFVPVSAEAINKAIELNGVAVELNQQAFLWGRRAAHDIAAVERLAKPVISQVPRSETLKEIVEFRVGYLTQYQSAAYAQGYRKLVEQVEKIDSHAEQRLSKAVARYYFKLLAYKDEYEVARLYSDGEFIKQLQAQFEGDYTLQFYLAPSWLSDRSSTTGEPRKRKFGPWMLKAFAVLAKFKFLRGTPLDPFGYSVERKMEHQLLEQYQQTVAFIITNLHAGNYDAAVALAEVPEQIRGYGHIKEHATAQAKILASELQARMLVSEISAVKLYEPAA, encoded by the coding sequence ATGTCTCTGGCCGAAATCCGCCTGGATGACAAGTATCGCCTTGCAACTGGTCATCTTTACCTGACTGGCACTCAAGCTTTGACTCGTTTACCCATGCTGCAAAAGCAGCGCGACGTAGCTCAAGGGCTGAGTACCGCCTGCTTTATCTCCGGCTACCGCGGCTCGCCACTGGGCAACCTGGATAAAAGCCTGTGGGAAGCCAAGCAGTTTCTCAAAGACAACCACATCCACTTCCAGCCAGGGGTCAACGAAGAGTTGGCAGCTACCTCGGTGTGGGGCAGTCAGCAAACCAATCTGTTTCCCGGTGCGCGCTACGACGGCGTATTTGCCATGTGGTACGGCAAGGGCCCCGGTGTTGATCGCTGTGGTGATGTGTTCAAACACGGTAACTCCGCAGGCGTATCGAAGCATGGCGGCGTGTTATTGCTGGCAGGTGATGATCACGGCTGTAAGTCATCGAGTATCGCCAACCAGAGTGAGCACGCGTTTATCGCAGCCTCTATCCCGGTACTGAACCCGTCCAATGTTCAGGAAATTCTCGACTACGGGATCATCGGTTGGGAGCTTTCGCGCTACAGCGGTTGCTGGGTTGCACTGAAAACCATCGCCGAAAATGTTGACTCATCTGCGGTGGTTGATGTCGATCCGCTGCGCATAGAGGTCAAGTATCCAACCGATTTCGAACTGCCGGAAGACGGTGTCCATATCCGCTGGCCAGATCCACCGCTGGTGCAGGAAAAACGCTTAAATATCTACAAAATTTACGCCGCGCGGGCGTTTGCCTTGGCCAATAACCTGAATCAGGTGAAGCTCGACTCACCTAACCCGCGGTTGGGCATTATCACCACGGGGAAATCTTATCTGGACGTTCGCCAAGCCCTTGAGGATCTAGGGTTAGACGAGGATTTATGTGCTCAGGTTGGGTTGCGCGTATTCAAGGTCGGGATGAGCTGGCCGCTGGAACCTGTTTCGGTGCATCAGTTTGCCGAAGGTCTTGATGAAATTCTGGTAGTGGAAGAGAAGCGCGGCATTATTGAGGACCAACTTACCGGCCAGCTTTATAACTGGCCAGTGGGCAAGCGTCCGCGGGTGGTTGGCGAGTTTGATGAAACCGGTAAGTCGTTGTTGCCGAACCTCAGTGAACTGACTCCAGCGATGATTGCGCGAGCAATCGCCAAGCGTCTTGAACCGATTTACAGCAGCGAGCAAATTCAGGCCCGACTGGCGTTTTTGGCTGCCAAAGAAGCCTCGCTTGCCGCGCCAAAACACACCACCGTGCGCACGCCGCATTTTTGTTCAGGCTGCCCACATAATACCTCGACCAAACTGCCTGAAGGCAGTCGTGCGCAGGGCGGCATTGGTTGTCATTACATGACTCAGTGGATGGATCGCAACACCGATACATTCACCCAGATGGGCGGCGAGGGCGCTACGTGGATCGGTCAGGCGCCATTTACCGATACACCGCATATTTTCCAGAACTTGGGTGACGGCACTTACTTTCACTCAGGGCAGTTGGCGCTGCGAGCGGCTGTCGCTGCCGGGGTCAACATTACCTATAAAATCCTCTACAACGACGCGGTGGCCATGACCGGTGGCCAGCCGATTGATGGTGAGCTACGTGTCGACCAGCTCAGCCAGCAAGTGTTTGCCGAAGGGGTCAAACGTATCGCTCTGGTCAGTGATGAGCCGGATAAATACCCGAGTCGTGATGGCTTTGCACCGATCGTCAGCTTTCACCATCGCCTTGACCTGGACGCAGTTCAGCGTGAGTTACGTGAATTCAAAGGCGTTTCGGTGATCATCTACGACCAAACCTGTGCCACTGAAAAACGTCGCCGGCGCAAGCGCGGTAAGTTGGTTGATCCGCAAAAGCGCGCCTTTATCAACCCCGCAGTTTGCGAAGGCTGTGGCGACTGCAGTGTTAAATCCAACTGTCTGGCGGTGTTGCCGCTGGAAACAGAGTTGGGGCGCAAGCGTGAGATTGATCAGAACGCCTGCAATAAGGATTTCAGCTGCGTTGAGGGCTTTTGCCCAAGCTTTGTAACCGTGCATGGCGGTAGCTTGCGCAAGCCTGAAGCTGTGGGTGTGAACGCGCTGTTCATCGCATTGCCTGAGCCGCGTAAGCCAGACTTGAAGCGGCCGTGGAATATCCTCCTGCCGGGTGTTGGCGGTAGTGGTGTCACAACCGTTGGCGCACTGCTGGGCATGGCCGCGCATATTGAGGGCAAAGGTTGCAGCGTGCTGGACCAAGCCGGATTGGCACAAAAATTTGGTCCGGTGGTGACCCATATTCGTATTGCTGCCAAGCAGGACGATATCTTCGCCGTGCGTATTGCGGCTGGCGAGGCTGATTTGCTGCTGGGCTGCGATCTCGTGGTTGCAGCCAGCGAAGACGCATTGGCCAAGCTTAATGATCAAATCGCCCATGCGGTGATCAACAGTCATGAAGCGGCAACGGCTGAATTCACCCGTAACCCTGACGCGCAAGTGCCGGGGGCGCAGATGCGCGAGGCGTTGGTTGAGGCAGTAGGTGCTGCTAAAACTCATTTTGTTGATGCAACGAGTCTGGCAACTCGCTTGTTGGGCGACACCATTGCAACCAACTTATTCATGCTCGGTTATGCCTATCAAAAAGGCTTTGTTCCGGTTTCTGCCGAGGCAATCAACAAGGCTATTGAGCTAAATGGCGTTGCGGTCGAACTTAACCAGCAGGCGTTTCTCTGGGGGCGCCGTGCGGCGCATGACATCGCTGCAGTTGAGCGCTTGGCCAAACCAGTAATTAGCCAAGTCCCTCGTAGTGAAACCCTGAAGGAGATTGTTGAGTTCCGGGTCGGCTATTTGACCCAGTACCAAAGCGCTGCGTATGCGCAGGGTTATCGCAAGTTGGTCGAGCAGGTAGAGAAAATTGATAGCCATGCAGAGCAGCGTCTAAGCAAAGCGGTGGCGCGCTATTACTTCAAACTCTTGGCTTACAAAGATGAATACGAAGTGGCGCGGCTGTATAGCGACGGTGAGTTTATCAAGCAGTTGCAAGCGCAGTTTGAAGGTGATTACACGCTGCAGTTTTATCTGGCGCCTTCTTGGTTGAGTGATCGTTCATCAACGACCGGTGAGCCGCGTAAACGAAAATTTGGTCCGTGGATGCTCAAGGCCTTTGCTGTGTTGGCTAAATTTAAGTTTCTGCGTGGCACGCCGCTGGACCCATTCGGTTACAGCGTCGAACGCAAAATGGAGCATCAACTGCTGGAGCAATATCAGCAGACTGTGGCTTTCATCATCACTAACCTGCACGCAGGTAACTACGACGCAGCGGTGGCTCTGGCGGAGGTTCCTGAGCAGATTCGTGGTTATGGCCATATCAAGGAACACGCGACTGCGCAGGCCAAAATACTCGCCAGCGAGTTGCAGGCACGCATGCTGGTCAGCGAAATATCCGCAGTCAAACTCTACGAACCAGCCGCCTAG
- a CDS encoding Arc family DNA-binding protein produces the protein MRPMKQATYSSRTADKFVVRLPDGMRERIADVARNHHRSMNSEIIARLEQSMLQEGSLDDELNVRLDSPELSLHERELLQRFRQLTRRQQNALVALIAHDAEMAAEEA, from the coding sequence ATGCGACCTATGAAACAAGCTACCTACTCCAGCCGCACAGCTGACAAATTTGTTGTTCGTTTACCTGACGGTATGCGCGAGCGTATTGCTGATGTAGCGCGGAATCACCACCGCAGCATGAACTCGGAAATTATTGCCCGCCTGGAGCAAAGCATGCTTCAGGAAGGCAGTCTGGACGACGAACTCAATGTACGCCTAGACAGCCCTGAGCTGTCGCTTCATGAGCGCGAGCTGCTTCAGCGTTTTCGTCAACTCACGCGCAGGCAACAAAATGCTCTTGTGGCACTCATTGCCCACGATGCCGAAATGGCGGCAGAAGAAGCTTAA
- the mgtE gene encoding magnesium transporter — MTEVEAKKPQESLQDRLAQVVELLHKQKLVEDLAHRQEGHHRDLVENLVHRQNLAELQRKLDELHSADVAHILEALPLEDRLTIWQLVKAERDGDILLEVSDAVRETLLADMEDHEILAAAMEMDADELADLASELPRDIVHELMETLDAQQRERVRSALSYEEDQVGALMDFEMVTIREDVSLEVVLRYLRRLKELPGHTDKLFVVDHDGVLKGVLPVKRLLVNDPEKIVGEVMATDPVSFHPDEDAYDAAQAFERYDLISTPVVDKGGKLIGRLTIDEMVDLIREESESEVLNMAGLREEEDIFASVWKSLRNRWAWLAINLITAFMASRVIGLFEGSIEKLVALAALMPIVAGIGGNSGNQTITMIVRAMALDQVSTGNTSRLLRKELAVSLINGVVWGGVIGAVAWILYDSYSLGIVMTAAMTLNLLLAALMGVLIPMTLVRMGRDPALGASVMITAVTDSGGFFIFLGLASLFLI; from the coding sequence ATGACTGAAGTAGAAGCTAAAAAGCCACAAGAAAGCCTGCAGGATCGCCTGGCTCAGGTGGTTGAGCTGTTGCATAAGCAAAAGCTCGTTGAAGACCTGGCGCATCGTCAGGAAGGCCATCACCGGGACTTGGTTGAAAACCTGGTGCACCGGCAAAACCTCGCCGAACTCCAGCGCAAGCTCGATGAGCTGCACTCGGCTGACGTTGCGCACATCCTTGAAGCCTTGCCGCTTGAAGACCGCCTGACTATCTGGCAGTTGGTCAAGGCAGAGCGTGACGGCGATATCTTGCTCGAAGTGTCCGATGCCGTTCGTGAAACCTTGCTGGCTGACATGGAGGATCACGAGATCCTTGCAGCCGCGATGGAGATGGACGCTGACGAGCTGGCTGATCTGGCCTCTGAGTTACCGCGTGACATTGTTCATGAGCTGATGGAAACCCTTGATGCGCAACAGCGTGAGCGCGTCCGCTCAGCGTTGTCGTATGAAGAGGATCAGGTCGGTGCATTGATGGACTTCGAAATGGTGACCATCCGTGAGGATGTCTCCCTTGAAGTCGTGTTGCGTTATCTGCGCCGCTTGAAAGAACTGCCGGGGCACACCGATAAATTATTCGTCGTCGATCACGATGGCGTGCTTAAAGGTGTTTTGCCGGTTAAGCGTTTGTTGGTTAATGACCCAGAAAAAATAGTCGGTGAAGTCATGGCCACTGATCCGGTGAGTTTTCACCCGGACGAAGATGCCTACGACGCCGCCCAGGCATTTGAGCGCTATGACCTTATTTCAACGCCGGTGGTGGATAAAGGCGGCAAGCTGATTGGTCGTTTGACTATCGATGAAATGGTCGACCTGATCCGTGAGGAGAGCGAAAGCGAAGTCCTCAATATGGCGGGTCTGCGCGAAGAGGAGGACATCTTCGCCTCGGTCTGGAAATCACTGCGTAACCGTTGGGCGTGGTTGGCGATCAATCTAATCACCGCCTTCATGGCGTCACGCGTGATTGGCCTCTTTGAAGGCTCAATTGAGAAGCTGGTGGCGCTGGCGGCACTGATGCCGATTGTTGCGGGTATTGGCGGTAACTCCGGTAACCAAACGATCACCATGATCGTGCGTGCGATGGCGCTGGATCAGGTGAGTACCGGTAATACCTCGCGCTTGCTGCGCAAAGAGCTGGCGGTATCACTGATCAACGGAGTGGTCTGGGGGGGCGTGATTGGCGCTGTGGCCTGGATTCTCTATGACAGTTATTCGCTGGGCATAGTGATGACCGCAGCGATGACGCTTAATTTGTTGCTTGCAGCACTGATGGGTGTGCTGATTCCGATGACGTTGGTGCGCATGGGGCGTGACCCTGCGTTGGGGGCTAGCGTGATGATTACTGCAGTGACTGATAGCGGCGGTTTCTTTATCTTCCTCGGGCTGGCTTCACTGTTTCTTATCTAG
- the phnN gene encoding phosphonate metabolism protein/1,5-bisphosphokinase (PRPP-forming) PhnN, producing the protein MAGRLIYLIGPSGSGKDSLLNAAREQLAEMGCRVARRVITRSAEAVGEDAISLSPTAFDEQKWVGAFAMSWQANGLAYGIPRQINAWLAAGDNVLVNGSRAYLSEARVRYPDMLAVLLKVDDAVLRERLLKRGRESEPEIEQRLARNARFTNEVAAGDEQLVVLDNSNDFEQTVASLISLIGPKRACA; encoded by the coding sequence ATGGCGGGTAGGTTGATCTATCTCATTGGTCCTTCGGGGTCCGGCAAGGACAGCCTATTAAATGCTGCCCGCGAACAACTGGCTGAGATGGGTTGTCGCGTTGCACGCAGAGTTATCACGCGTTCTGCTGAGGCTGTGGGTGAGGATGCGATATCGCTGTCGCCTACCGCCTTTGATGAGCAGAAATGGGTGGGTGCATTCGCCATGAGTTGGCAGGCGAATGGCTTGGCGTACGGCATTCCCAGGCAAATAAATGCGTGGCTGGCCGCTGGTGATAACGTGTTGGTTAACGGCTCACGTGCGTATTTGTCTGAGGCGCGAGTGCGTTATCCAGACATGCTGGCCGTATTGCTTAAGGTTGATGACGCGGTGTTACGTGAGCGTCTACTCAAGCGTGGGCGTGAAAGTGAGCCTGAGATCGAACAGCGATTAGCGCGCAATGCGCGATTCACCAACGAAGTGGCTGCAGGTGATGAGCAGTTGGTGGTGCTGGACAACTCCAATGACTTCGAGCAAACAGTTGCGAGCCTGATCAGTCTGATCGGACCCAAACGCGCATGCGCCTAG
- the phnH gene encoding phosphonate C-P lyase system protein PhnH — translation MSAALSVMCLKRELDSPVLKVRASFSLARQAMAAPGQIQRADEWMYVQSPLDEATFALCVALLDVDSQVWLGPSLDTPGLRMALAIHCGCTFVELRQAARFALLGVAELDNLADFDNGLDACPGRACTLIVQLDNLAAGPELRWRGPGIKQVQRNGVIDVRRVRLPLAETFWEQRSARNNFPQGLDIYFSAGRQLLALPRSTHVFASEADTELGA, via the coding sequence ATGAGTGCGGCACTCAGTGTGATGTGCTTGAAACGCGAGCTCGACTCGCCAGTGCTGAAGGTCAGGGCCAGCTTCTCACTTGCACGGCAGGCGATGGCTGCACCGGGGCAGATTCAGCGGGCTGATGAGTGGATGTATGTGCAGTCGCCGCTTGATGAGGCGACATTTGCTTTGTGCGTGGCCTTGTTGGATGTGGATTCGCAGGTGTGGCTAGGGCCAAGCTTGGACACTCCAGGTTTGCGCATGGCTTTGGCTATTCATTGCGGCTGTACGTTTGTTGAGTTGCGCCAGGCAGCGCGTTTTGCATTGTTGGGAGTGGCTGAGCTGGATAATCTGGCTGATTTCGACAATGGACTTGATGCCTGCCCGGGCCGTGCATGCACCTTGATTGTTCAGCTGGATAATTTAGCTGCTGGGCCCGAGTTGCGTTGGCGCGGCCCCGGTATCAAACAAGTACAGCGCAATGGCGTGATTGACGTCAGGCGTGTGCGTCTTCCGTTAGCTGAAACGTTCTGGGAGCAACGTAGCGCCCGCAATAATTTCCCCCAAGGCCTGGATATATATTTTTCAGCGGGTCGACAGTTGTTGGCTTTGCCGCGCAGTACTCATGTGTTTGCGAGCGAGGCCGATACAGAATTAGGTGCTTGA